In the genome of Curtobacterium sp. MCLR17_036, the window CGACACCCACTTCACCATCACGTTCGACAAGGCCTACAACTCGGACTGGATGCTCGCGAACCAGCTGAGCCACATCATCCCGCTGCCGCAGCACGCCTGGGACAAGACGGGCGCGAGCGCGAAGGTCACCGACGCCGACGAGACCACCGCCGGCGCGAAGCAGGTGTGGAAGTACCTCAACACCGCCGCCGGCAAGATCTCCGACTACGCCACCGACGACCTGTGGAAGACCATCTCCGGCCCGTACGGCGTCAAGACCTTCACCACGGCCGGCAAGGTCACCCTGACGGCGAACAAGAAGTACGACGGTGGTGAGGAGCCGTCGATCACGACGGTCAACCTGCTGCCCTTCACCACGGCCGACGCCGAGGTGAACGCCGTCCGCTCGGGCGAGGTCGACTACGGGTACATCAACGCCACCGACATGGACCAGGAGTCGTCGTTCACGGCGAAGGGCTACGAGGTCGAGCCGTGGACCGGCTGGGCGATCACGTACATGCCGTACAACTTCAACAACCCGGACATGGGCGCCGTCTTCAAGCAGCTGTACGCCCGCCAGGCCGTGCAGATGTCGATCGACCAGGAGTCGCTGTCGAAGGTCGTCTTCAACGGCACCGCCACCTCGACCTACGGCCCGATCCCGCAGGCGCAGGAGTCCGACTACGTCTCCGACGTGCAGAAGGACAACCCGTACCCGTTCAGCACGTCGAAGGCCAAGGAACTGCTGACGAGCCACGGCTGGCAGGAACAGGGCGGCACGATGGTCTGCACCGACCCGGGCACCTCGGACAGCCAGTGCGGTGAGGGCGTGGCCGACGGCACGAAGTTCACCATGAGCGTCCTGTCGCAGTCCGGCTCGACCGTGACCGACAACATGATGAGCGCGATCCAGTCCTCGCTCGCGAAGACCGGCATCGGCTTCGAGATCAAGACCGCCCCGGTGTCGAGCGTGCTGTCGCAGACCCCGACCTGCACCTCGGACCAGGCGAGCTGCGACTGGGACCTGTCGTTCTTCGGCACCGCGGGCAGCTGGTACTTCCCGGCCTACCCGACCGGTGAGTCGCTGTTCCAGACCGGCGGTTCGGCGAACTTCGGCAGCTACTCGAACGAGCAGGTCGACTCCCTGATCGACGCGACCACCACCTCGACCGACGCCAGTGCCGTGCAGGACTACAGCGCCGCGCTCGCGGAGGACCTGCCGGTGATCTGGCTGCCGAGCCCCGACTACCAGATCTCGGTCGTCAAGAAGGGCCTGTCCGGGTTCGACCAGGACTCGCTCGCGAACTTCCACCCCGCCCAGTGGAAGTGGAACAAGTAGGAACGTGACCATCCCAGGAGGCGCGGTGCGGGTCCGCCCCGCACCGCGCCTCCCGGGATCACGCAAGAACCGACCATCGGAAGCCGCATGACCACAGCTCTCTCCCTCACCAGGCGCGTCCTGCAGGCGCTCGCGGTGATCCTCATCGTCACGATCGTCGTGTTCTGCCTGCTGCACGCGCTGCCCGGCGGCCCCGCCCGCGGCGTGCTCGGCGTCTCCGCGACCCCCGCGCAGATCGCCCAGTTCAACCAGGCCCAGGGGCTCGACCAGGCGCTGCCCGTGCAGTACCTGCGGTTCCTCGGGCGCCTGGTCACCGGCGACCTCGGTACCTCGTACACGCTCAACGAGCCGGTCTCGCAGCTCATCGCCGAGCGCCTGCCGAAGACCCTCGTGCTCACCGGCATCTCGGCGGTGCTCGGCCTCGTCATCGCGATCCCGGTCGGCATGCTGCAGGCGGCCCGCCGCAACGGCCCGGTCGACTACGCCGCGACCGCCCTGGCGTTCGTCTTCTACTCGACGCCGGCGTTCTTCCTCGGCCTCGTGCTCATCATCGTCTTCAGCCAGCAGCTGCCGTGGCTGCCGTCGCAGGCCCCGAGCGGCACCACCCTGGCCGAGGTGTTCCAGGACCCGGCCGGGCTCGTCCTGCCCGTGGTGACCGGCGCGCTCGCGATGATCGCGGTGTTCAGCCGCTACATGCGGTCCGCGACGCTCGAGAACCTGCAAGAGGACTACGTGCGCACCGCGCGG includes:
- a CDS encoding peptide ABC transporter substrate-binding protein, with amino-acid sequence MTKPRRWALLTGAAIAVSALLAGCSGGGTASPGSTDEIDYALPANFTPNWILPIGTAAHLNTNNGSIAQSLYEPLVAYDGSTGKIAWNKAGSVATDAAFAKDGKSVTMTLGDRHWSDGEAITSRDVEFWFNLIKANKDQWGSYSKGKAPDNWTSFKAVDDTHFTITFDKAYNSDWMLANQLSHIIPLPQHAWDKTGASAKVTDADETTAGAKQVWKYLNTAAGKISDYATDDLWKTISGPYGVKTFTTAGKVTLTANKKYDGGEEPSITTVNLLPFTTADAEVNAVRSGEVDYGYINATDMDQESSFTAKGYEVEPWTGWAITYMPYNFNNPDMGAVFKQLYARQAVQMSIDQESLSKVVFNGTATSTYGPIPQAQESDYVSDVQKDNPYPFSTSKAKELLTSHGWQEQGGTMVCTDPGTSDSQCGEGVADGTKFTMSVLSQSGSTVTDNMMSAIQSSLAKTGIGFEIKTAPVSSVLSQTPTCTSDQASCDWDLSFFGTAGSWYFPAYPTGESLFQTGGSANFGSYSNEQVDSLIDATTTSTDASAVQDYSAALAEDLPVIWLPSPDYQISVVKKGLSGFDQDSLANFHPAQWKWNK
- a CDS encoding ABC transporter permease, translated to MTTALSLTRRVLQALAVILIVTIVVFCLLHALPGGPARGVLGVSATPAQIAQFNQAQGLDQALPVQYLRFLGRLVTGDLGTSYTLNEPVSQLIAERLPKTLVLTGISAVLGLVIAIPVGMLQAARRNGPVDYAATALAFVFYSTPAFFLGLVLIIVFSQQLPWLPSQAPSGTTLAEVFQDPAGLVLPVVTGALAMIAVFSRYMRSATLENLQEDYVRTARAGGASTATILRRHVFRNSLTPVVAMLGYYLPVLFGGALVTEQLFNYPGMGLLFWNAAQSSDYPTLLGCVLVISVATVIGTLLADVVQSLIDPRVKADRA